In the genome of Pseudoglutamicibacter cumminsii, one region contains:
- the ispG gene encoding flavodoxin-dependent (E)-4-hydroxy-3-methylbut-2-enyl-diphosphate synthase has protein sequence MPAPPPLTLAPRRKTRQMMVGNVGMGSDHPITVQSMTTTKTHDIGATLQQIAELTAAGCDIVRVACPTDKDADALKVIAQQSTIPVIADIHFQPKYVFAAIEAGCGAVRVNPGNIRKFDDQVAEISAAAKQYGTPIRIGINAGSLDKRLLEKYGKATPEALVESALMEAELFEENDFYDFGISVKHSDPVVMIRAYELLAQKGDWPLHLGVTEAGPAFQGTIKSATAFGALLSQGIGDTIRVSLSAPPVEEIKVGEQILQSLNLRPRQLEIVSCPSCGRAQVDVYELANNVTEGLKDFKVPLRVAVMGCVVNGPGEAREADLGVASGNGKGQIFVKGEVIRTVPEDQIVETLLEEAHRIAEEMGADETEGASPSVSVH, from the coding sequence ATGCCTGCACCGCCACCATTGACGTTGGCGCCGCGTCGAAAGACCCGCCAGATGATGGTAGGCAACGTTGGTATGGGGTCGGATCACCCGATCACGGTGCAGTCGATGACGACGACGAAGACGCACGATATCGGCGCGACGCTGCAGCAGATCGCTGAGCTCACGGCCGCTGGTTGCGACATTGTGCGTGTCGCGTGCCCAACTGACAAGGACGCCGATGCGCTGAAGGTTATCGCTCAGCAGTCCACTATCCCTGTGATTGCGGATATTCACTTCCAGCCTAAGTATGTGTTTGCCGCCATTGAGGCGGGTTGCGGCGCAGTGCGCGTGAACCCGGGCAACATCCGTAAGTTTGATGACCAGGTCGCTGAGATTTCTGCCGCCGCGAAGCAGTACGGGACGCCGATCCGCATCGGTATCAACGCTGGTTCGTTGGATAAGCGCCTGCTTGAGAAGTATGGCAAGGCCACCCCTGAGGCGCTCGTGGAGTCCGCGCTGATGGAGGCGGAGCTGTTCGAGGAGAACGATTTCTACGATTTCGGTATCTCCGTCAAGCACTCCGACCCGGTCGTGATGATTCGCGCGTACGAGTTGCTCGCCCAGAAGGGCGACTGGCCACTGCACTTGGGCGTGACCGAGGCCGGCCCCGCGTTCCAGGGAACCATCAAGTCCGCGACCGCATTCGGCGCGTTGCTGAGCCAGGGCATCGGCGACACGATCCGCGTTTCGCTTTCTGCCCCTCCGGTTGAGGAGATCAAGGTCGGCGAGCAGATCCTGCAGTCGCTTAACCTGCGCCCACGCCAGCTTGAGATCGTGTCATGCCCATCGTGTGGCCGCGCTCAGGTCGATGTGTACGAGCTAGCGAACAACGTGACCGAAGGCCTCAAAGACTTCAAGGTTCCGTTGCGCGTCGCCGTCATGGGTTGCGTCGTCAACGGCCCGGGTGAGGCACGCGAAGCAGACCTTGGTGTCGCTTCCGGTAACGGTAAGGGCCAGATCTTCGTCAAGGGCGAGGTCATCCGCACCGTCCCTGAAGACCAGATCGTGGAGACCCTGCTCGAGGAAGCCCACCGTATCGCGGAAGAAATGGGTGCTGACGAAACCGAGGGCGCATCGCCGTCGGTGTCGGTCCACTAG
- a CDS encoding GNAT family N-acetyltransferase: MADLCSPDPSVRTLTNADAPALLTLIARNPLQHAFIQQQLDVVDGRIDVLPGARILGRFDDAGTLVAACWVGANVVPVTSDQGDEAREHGEAFGRRILTSRKRYASIFGPKAGVEGIWDVLKTSPGFPPRSVRLTQPFMSLEAPPAIEPSGLVRQGYVSDFDAFWPASVAMFTEELGYSPLDVGEASYRARVKQLLACGHTMLEPGAAETTVRFKAELGIVTQVATQIQGVWMHPDQRGLGLSTSRMAAVVELAQAWAPVTTLYVNDYNYAARALYEKVGFQTTGTFATILL; this comes from the coding sequence GTGGCTGATCTGTGCTCGCCGGACCCGAGCGTCCGCACACTCACGAACGCGGACGCCCCGGCGCTGCTCACGTTGATCGCGCGGAACCCGCTCCAGCATGCGTTTATTCAGCAACAGCTCGATGTTGTGGACGGCAGGATCGATGTGTTGCCTGGCGCGCGCATCCTCGGCCGTTTCGACGATGCGGGAACACTGGTTGCGGCGTGCTGGGTAGGCGCGAACGTGGTTCCTGTCACGAGCGATCAAGGCGATGAGGCGCGGGAACACGGTGAGGCGTTCGGGCGCCGGATCCTCACCAGCCGGAAACGCTACGCTTCGATTTTCGGCCCGAAGGCTGGGGTCGAAGGGATCTGGGATGTCCTCAAGACCAGCCCAGGGTTTCCTCCGCGCAGCGTGCGGCTGACCCAGCCGTTCATGTCGCTCGAAGCCCCTCCCGCCATCGAGCCTTCGGGGCTTGTGCGGCAAGGCTACGTGAGCGATTTCGACGCGTTCTGGCCAGCATCCGTAGCGATGTTCACCGAAGAACTTGGTTATTCACCGCTCGACGTCGGCGAGGCTTCTTACCGCGCCCGCGTCAAACAGTTGCTCGCGTGCGGACACACGATGCTGGAACCAGGAGCCGCCGAAACAACGGTGAGGTTCAAGGCAGAACTAGGCATCGTGACGCAGGTAGCGACGCAAATCCAAGGCGTATGGATGCATCCAGACCAACGCGGGCTAGGGCTTTCGACAAGCCGCATGGCCGCCGTCGTCGAGCTAGCGCAAGCGTGGGCGCCGGTCACGACCCTGTACGTCAACGACTACAACTATGCAGCGCGAGCCCTCTACGAAAAAGTCGGTTTCCAGACCACCGGGACGTTCGCGACCATCCTGCTGTGA
- a CDS encoding proline--tRNA ligase has product MVTRLSTFFLRTLRDDPAEAELASHKLLVRAGYIRRAAPGIYSWLPLGLKVLNKVENIVREEMNAIGAQEVHFPALLPKEPYEATGRWEEYGDNIFRLQDRRKADYLLAPTHEEMFTLLVKDMYSSYKDLPVYLYQIQTKYRDEARPRAGLLRGREFIMKDSYSFNLDEEGLDEAYAAHRTAYLKIFERLSLEIRPVFAMAGAMGGSKSEEFLHPTEAGEDTFVVSPGGYAANVEAVTTPPLDPIDYTNAPAVHVELTPNSETIETLVDVANENHPKDTPWTAADTLKCVAVVVVTPNGERELAVVGVPGNRQADLKRIEATIGELMGIAGESQVEVATDEDLERHPELVKGYIGPGLSKEEAVLGREARSGVPFFVDPRVVEGSSWITGANLRDHHVFGLVAGRDFGWDGVLEAVVVEDGDPAPDGSGPLKTTRGIEMGHIFQLGRRYAEALDLKVLDPNGKAQVVTMGSYGVGVTRAVAAIAEAHHDDKGLVWPRAVAPADVVVIIAGKGDELTETAEDIAGKLDEAGLDVMLDDRAKVSAGVKFRDAELIGIPTTVVVGRGVADGVVEVKDRATGEAENIALDAVVEHVAQLASR; this is encoded by the coding sequence GTGGTAACACGCCTTTCAACGTTCTTCCTCCGCACACTGCGCGACGACCCAGCTGAAGCTGAGCTCGCAAGCCACAAGCTGCTGGTACGCGCCGGCTACATCCGCCGTGCAGCCCCGGGCATCTACTCGTGGCTGCCGCTGGGCCTCAAGGTTCTGAACAAGGTTGAGAACATTGTGCGCGAAGAGATGAACGCGATCGGCGCGCAAGAAGTCCATTTCCCGGCGCTGTTGCCCAAGGAACCGTATGAGGCGACGGGCCGTTGGGAAGAATACGGCGACAACATTTTCCGCCTGCAGGACCGCCGCAAGGCCGACTACCTGCTCGCGCCAACGCACGAGGAAATGTTCACCCTCCTGGTGAAGGACATGTACTCCTCGTACAAGGATCTGCCGGTGTACCTGTACCAGATCCAGACCAAGTACCGCGACGAAGCCCGCCCGCGTGCTGGCCTGTTGCGCGGCCGCGAATTCATCATGAAGGACTCCTACTCCTTCAACCTCGATGAGGAAGGCCTCGACGAGGCATACGCTGCCCACCGCACGGCGTACCTCAAGATTTTTGAGCGCCTGAGCCTCGAGATTCGCCCGGTCTTCGCGATGGCGGGTGCGATGGGTGGCTCGAAGTCGGAAGAATTCCTGCACCCAACCGAAGCGGGAGAGGACACGTTCGTGGTGTCTCCGGGTGGTTACGCTGCCAACGTTGAGGCCGTGACGACGCCGCCGCTGGACCCGATCGACTACACCAACGCGCCAGCCGTCCACGTAGAACTGACCCCGAACAGCGAGACCATCGAAACGCTCGTTGACGTAGCGAACGAGAACCACCCGAAGGACACCCCGTGGACTGCCGCGGACACGCTCAAGTGCGTTGCCGTGGTAGTTGTAACGCCGAACGGGGAGCGCGAACTCGCCGTGGTGGGTGTGCCGGGCAACCGCCAGGCTGACCTCAAGCGCATCGAGGCAACCATCGGCGAGCTCATGGGTATCGCCGGCGAGTCCCAGGTTGAGGTCGCTACGGATGAAGACCTCGAACGCCATCCGGAGCTCGTCAAGGGATACATCGGCCCTGGTTTGTCGAAAGAAGAAGCCGTATTGGGCCGCGAGGCGCGTTCGGGTGTTCCGTTTTTCGTTGACCCTCGCGTGGTTGAAGGTTCGAGCTGGATCACCGGCGCGAACCTCCGCGACCATCACGTATTTGGCTTGGTTGCTGGCCGTGACTTCGGTTGGGACGGCGTGCTTGAGGCTGTTGTGGTCGAAGACGGCGACCCGGCACCTGATGGCTCTGGTCCGTTGAAGACGACCCGCGGCATCGAGATGGGGCACATCTTCCAGCTGGGCCGCCGTTACGCTGAGGCGCTGGATCTGAAGGTTCTGGATCCGAACGGCAAGGCGCAGGTCGTCACGATGGGCTCCTACGGCGTTGGCGTGACCCGCGCTGTTGCGGCTATCGCCGAGGCACACCACGATGACAAGGGACTCGTATGGCCGCGCGCTGTGGCTCCGGCCGATGTCGTGGTGATCATCGCCGGTAAGGGCGATGAGCTCACGGAGACGGCCGAGGACATCGCGGGCAAGCTCGATGAAGCCGGCCTGGACGTCATGCTTGATGACCGTGCGAAGGTTTCGGCGGGTGTTAAGTTCCGCGACGCTGAGCTGATCGGTATCCCGACCACGGTTGTTGTGGGCCGCGGTGTGGCCGATGGTGTGGTCGAGGTCAAGGACCGCGCCACCGGCGAGGCTGAGAACATTGCGCTCGATGCGGTGGTTGAGCACGTCGCGCAGCTTGCGTCCCGCTAA
- a CDS encoding sulfite exporter TauE/SafE family protein, which translates to MLTDTGALNIGLILLVLGAGFLAGWVDSVVGGGGLIQLPVVLLIPGLSPVQALATNKVGSIFGTTTSAITYGRRVRPDVATSLGLAVTAGLASVGGAVVASVLPTEVFKPIILLALIVVFIFTLAKKNMGSATVLKHAHMKHHGRAWAIGAAIGFYDGVLGPGTGSFLVIALVGILGYSFLDGSARAKIANWATNFGALCFFIPAGHVVWPLGIALGIANMFGGYIGSRMAVSAGSRFVRIVFLVVVTALIVSVGADTVRQFV; encoded by the coding sequence ATCCTTACCGACACTGGCGCGCTCAACATCGGGTTGATTCTGTTGGTTTTGGGGGCCGGTTTCCTTGCGGGATGGGTCGATTCGGTGGTCGGCGGTGGCGGGCTGATTCAGTTGCCGGTCGTGTTGCTGATTCCGGGTTTGAGCCCGGTCCAGGCTTTGGCGACGAACAAGGTCGGCTCGATTTTCGGAACCACAACCTCGGCGATCACGTATGGCCGGCGGGTGCGGCCAGATGTAGCGACGAGCCTTGGACTTGCAGTAACTGCCGGGTTAGCGTCGGTCGGTGGTGCGGTGGTTGCCTCGGTGCTGCCTACGGAAGTGTTCAAACCCATCATCCTGTTGGCGCTCATCGTGGTTTTCATTTTCACGCTCGCCAAGAAGAACATGGGCTCGGCCACGGTTCTGAAGCATGCACACATGAAGCATCACGGCCGCGCGTGGGCTATCGGCGCCGCGATAGGTTTCTACGATGGCGTTCTGGGCCCGGGCACGGGGTCCTTCCTCGTGATCGCGTTGGTCGGGATTTTGGGTTATTCGTTCCTCGACGGTTCGGCGCGCGCGAAGATCGCTAACTGGGCCACCAACTTCGGTGCTTTGTGCTTCTTCATTCCTGCCGGCCACGTCGTGTGGCCGCTCGGGATTGCTCTGGGCATCGCGAACATGTTCGGCGGCTATATCGGTTCGCGCATGGCGGTTTCGGCCGGCTCGCGTTTTGTGCGCATCGTGTTCCTGGTTGTGGTGACCGCGCTCATCGTGAGCGTCGGTGCCGACACGGTGCGCCAGTTCGTTTAG
- the rimP gene encoding ribosome maturation factor RimP gives MSAHNVSTHEGSPWSPQAITEAIKPVVSQAGLIVEDVTVKGGDTPTLQIIVDLPTGTETVELDALAEVSQQVGEVLDEGLLASSGAYELEVSSPGATRPLTQPRHFQRNVGRVIRVVGENEDFTGTVLEADDAGIVIEPIKPAPKKGMKDKVLDPVRREYADIRRAKVDIEATAAARLAAAQAAEEAAEPGLTGEEA, from the coding sequence ATGTCAGCCCACAACGTGTCGACCCATGAGGGTTCGCCATGGTCACCGCAAGCCATCACAGAGGCCATCAAGCCTGTGGTGAGCCAAGCTGGCCTGATCGTTGAAGACGTGACCGTCAAAGGTGGGGACACGCCAACCCTGCAGATTATCGTTGACCTCCCAACCGGCACGGAAACGGTTGAGCTCGATGCTCTGGCCGAGGTTTCGCAGCAGGTAGGCGAGGTTCTGGACGAGGGCTTGCTGGCTTCCTCAGGGGCCTACGAGCTTGAGGTGTCCTCTCCGGGCGCTACACGACCGCTCACACAGCCACGTCACTTCCAGCGCAACGTGGGTCGCGTCATCCGCGTTGTCGGCGAAAATGAAGACTTCACCGGAACCGTTCTGGAAGCCGATGACGCCGGCATCGTGATCGAGCCGATCAAGCCAGCCCCGAAGAAGGGCATGAAAGACAAGGTGCTTGACCCTGTACGTCGCGAGTATGCTGACATTCGTCGCGCAAAGGTAGACATCGAAGCCACCGCGGCGGCACGGTTGGCGGCAGCACAAGCCGCCGAAGAAGCGGCAGAGCCAGGTCTAACGGGCGAGGAGGCCTAA
- the nusA gene encoding transcription termination factor NusA → MHIDMTALRQLEKDRDIPLDRLINAIEHALVLAYDKEPGAIRGARAELDRKTGVATIWAPEVDENNQRIGEFDDTPADFGRVAAATARQVIFQRLRDAEDEAVLGTFRDKQGEILSGVIQQGRDPRMIQVDLGTLEAVLPPPEQVPGEDYSHGRRLRVYVTDVHRGPKGPSITVSRTHPQLVHKLFELEVPEIQEKSVEIVSIAREAGHRTKLAVRARVEGLNAKGACIGEMGSRVRAVMSELNDEKIDIITWDPDPAQFVAHALSPAKVLSVEVLNEDLHHVRAVVPDDQLSLAIGKEGQNARLAAKLTGWRIDVVSPARQSAVD, encoded by the coding sequence ATGCATATCGATATGACGGCGTTGCGCCAGCTTGAAAAAGACCGCGACATCCCACTGGATAGGCTCATCAACGCGATCGAACATGCGCTTGTCCTCGCATACGACAAAGAGCCCGGCGCGATCCGTGGGGCTCGCGCTGAGCTTGACCGCAAGACCGGCGTGGCTACCATTTGGGCCCCAGAAGTCGACGAGAACAACCAGCGGATCGGTGAGTTCGACGACACCCCGGCAGACTTCGGCCGCGTCGCCGCTGCCACGGCCCGTCAAGTGATCTTCCAGCGTTTGCGCGACGCCGAAGACGAAGCCGTTCTGGGGACGTTCCGCGATAAGCAAGGCGAGATCCTCTCCGGCGTGATCCAGCAGGGCCGCGATCCGCGCATGATCCAGGTGGACCTTGGCACCCTCGAGGCTGTTTTGCCGCCACCAGAGCAGGTTCCGGGCGAGGATTACAGCCACGGCCGTCGCCTGCGTGTGTACGTAACCGATGTGCACCGTGGACCTAAGGGCCCATCGATCACGGTCTCGCGTACCCACCCGCAGCTCGTGCACAAGCTCTTCGAACTTGAGGTCCCGGAGATCCAGGAGAAGTCGGTCGAGATCGTCTCGATCGCTCGCGAAGCCGGCCACCGCACCAAGCTCGCGGTACGTGCTCGCGTTGAGGGTCTCAACGCCAAGGGTGCATGCATCGGGGAGATGGGTTCCCGCGTCCGCGCAGTGATGAGCGAGCTCAACGACGAGAAGATCGACATCATCACGTGGGATCCAGACCCTGCACAGTTCGTGGCGCACGCGCTCTCTCCAGCTAAGGTCCTCTCGGTTGAAGTTCTCAACGAAGACCTCCATCACGTTCGCGCTGTAGTCCCGGACGATCAGCTCTCTTTGGCGATCGGCAAGGAGGGCCAAAACGCCCGCCTTGCGGCCAAACTCACGGGCTGGCGCATCGACGTTGTCTCGCCTGCACGCCAAAGCGCTGTAGACTAG
- a CDS encoding YlxR family protein: MNNGSSRCPIRTCIGCRQTDDQAVLLRLAQESGSTRVVPDPQRRKTGRGAWVHRDPECVRRAVSRNAANRAFRAQVVVDEEELLAVINLGTTRVQGSTMTDQKAG; this comes from the coding sequence GTGAACAACGGTTCTTCACGCTGCCCCATACGCACCTGCATCGGCTGCCGGCAAACCGATGACCAAGCCGTTCTTTTGCGGCTAGCGCAAGAGTCCGGAAGCACGCGAGTGGTTCCGGATCCGCAACGCCGTAAAACGGGACGCGGTGCATGGGTGCATCGCGACCCCGAGTGTGTACGGCGGGCAGTCTCTCGCAACGCGGCCAACCGAGCCTTCAGGGCTCAGGTCGTCGTAGACGAAGAGGAGTTGCTTGCCGTCATCAACCTGGGCACAACCCGTGTCCAGGGCTCAACCATGACCGATCAGAAAGCGGGTTAA